From Trachemys scripta elegans isolate TJP31775 chromosome 18, CAS_Tse_1.0, whole genome shotgun sequence:
CTCCACAAGGCATCCTGGGAAGCACAGGAGCTGTTGCTCCAGGAAGAGGGCATGGGGGGCAGCCCTGCCAGCCGGCCCCTGCTATGGGTCAGAGATCCTAGCTTTGCAGTGGGAGCCTGGCCCAGTCAGACCTCTGGGCTGGAACACCTGAAATTAAGTCTCTGTGTCTCCTTCCCCGCTGCTCAAACCTGCTCCATGCTTTGCTCCTCTCCTGTCTCCACAGCTGCCCTTTGGCCCCCTGCTAGTTCCCTCCAGCCCTGGTTAGTCTGTATGAAACGCTGCTGCTCCCGTCCTCGCCCCGTGGGGCGGTGTCTCTGCTCCACATGCCCTGTGTGCTCTCGCCTGGGCGCCCAGAGGCGCTCGTTGGGCCAGGGTGGGAGGGTGTCATTGGAGGTAAGCGCCAAGGTGAACACAAGGCTATAAACTGGCCAGCAACaagttttggggggaaaacatcCAACTGGCTTCAAGCCTGAGGCCGATCAGTTTGTGGAGGGGATGGGACAAGGGACTGCCCACCTGTGACTGCCAACAGCAATACCTCCAATGGCCGGAGAGGggcactggatggggagggctctgagttactgcagcgaattctttcccaggtgtctggctggtgggtctcacccacgtgctcagggtctaattgatcaccatctcTGGGGTCAGGAagttttcccccaggtcaggttGTCAGAGATCCGGGTGGGTTTTCGCCTCCCTCTGGGGCCTGgggcacttgcaggtttaaactagtgtctgtgggggattctctgtaacttgaagattTTAAAGCGcgatttgaggatgtcagtaactcagccggaATTGCAGAACTGggagggatctcgagaggtcgtctagtccagcccCCGGCCCTCGTGGCAGGACTGAATATTATCAGAGGTCGGGGGCTGTTACAGTAGTGGGTGggcgagattctgtggcctgcgatgtgcaggaggccagactagcagatcacgatggtcccttctagccttaaagtccCGGAGTCTATGGGCTGTGACAGGTGGCGGTGCCCACGGAGGGTGTCCCGtcccctgggcagggctgtggtggtGTGTCTGTGGTCCCAGGTGTGGCAGTTCTGGTTGCCGTGAGCACAGTTCAGCAGAGCTGCTGTTCAGCTGTGTAGGGCAAATGCACTGTGGCTGCCTGCCTTGTGGGCTGGGGCTTTGACCTGCCCGATCGGCTCCTGTGTGCACTGCTGGCGGGCCAGGCCCCTGGGAACACACAGTCACGTGCTGCTCTTCTCGTCTGGCAGCTTCTTAATTCTGGCCGAGCGATTTAGCACTGCCAGAGCTGTAACCCTGTCGTGTCTGGAGAGCGGCTGCCAGCCTCCCTGCGCTCCTATGGCAGGCGGGGGCCAGTCTTGCTGTGCCAGCGCGCCCCAGGCCTTGTCCTGGACGCTCACCACAGGGAGGCAGGTAGGACTGGCTGCGTTGCAAGCCTGAGGCAGGGTGCCGTGCAgctgggctggaggaggggggaggcgAGGGCAGGGCCCCCCCACCTCGATCTCCTCGTGCTCGGGGTTCTCCAAGAACCTGGCAAGTACAGCCAAGCTCCTAGTGGTCCCAGGTGAGACCAGGGAGCTGCTGCGTGTTGGTGACTccggggggaagggaagggctggGCTGGCTTCTTGGAGGCCTGCTGTTCCTCTGCCCTTGGCTTGGGAGCAGATTTCACTGTAGGGCAAAGGTTGGGCATTTTTCCGCGCTGCCTTGGCCCAGGCGTAGCTGCAGATTCTGAGCtggtgccccctgcccctccaccacTCGCTGTGGGGCTCTGCATCCGGCCTCCAGGTCAGGGCCCTGGTGTCTTCCAACCGCAGCTCCCTGTTCAGTGCCTGAGAGAGGGCAGAGATCTGAGCCGGGGGGCTGGCCGCATGcaggctggcagagcagagcattGCCCAGGGTGGGCCCTCGCCGGATGTgcatgggggagcccagggcaggcgAAGCAACCCCTTCAGCCCCCTCGGGAGGggccctgggcaggggcctgCTGCCTGCCGGGCTGGCAGAGGCACAGTGCGATTCTTGGTGTGCTTGGCACAGGCTGGCACCAGCTGTTAGTCTCCGTGGGGCGACTGCTGCTGTCTCAGCACGCTGGGAATCCCAGGCGGGCAGCAGCTGGCAGCCTGGCTGAGGGACACCTGTTCCTGGGCCCTTCCCATCCCTGTTTGTCCAGCGGGGGagttgatggggtgggggggagcagcatCTGCTAGGAGTAGGGATGGGGTAGGGGCATTTCCAGGGCCAGAAATCACTGTTCGTGGGCCTTGATAAAACCCGTAATCTGTGCAGGGGCCAGGTGGGAGCCCCCCTGCTCTGGCCTCCCTCGGTCTCTCCTGGGGCTCAGAAGCAGCGGGTGGGCGCTCGAATTGCAAGGAATACGGTGCCGCGCTCCAGAGTCTCTGTTTATTTCCATCGGGTTCCTGTAACATacccagcagctggggagggggagaggaggccatgggacctgggggaggggaggagcagctggctgggctgggcctgggctgcggggcaggggggtgggggagtaaatCCCCTGCTGCAGTGATCACTGGCCCggctctgtgcagggctctagcGCTGGGACCCGCAGGGGGTGCCAGGGGCTGCATGTGCCAATCCAGCCTGTGCCGGGGGAGCCAggcctggcaggggagggggaagtttaCGTAgtcagcccccaccctgccccatgaCTCACAGGGTGGCGCTGCCTGCGGGAGTGACGCCCACTGGATAACTGACCTTTGTCATGCAGGGAAGGTGTTTACACTCCCTGCCTGGCATTGGCTGTGCCTTGCTCTGCCCTGCGGGGCAAGGAGCCCGGGGCCTGGCCCGGCCTAACGGGCAGCCGTGTGCTTGGAGCTGGGTGTCCCTGGGGCCTggagtgcagcccctgctccccatgGTCCTGCTAGATTAGCTCGGGGAGCTGAGTGCGCTGTGGCACCTGCCCCACGTcgctgcagccaggcccctctcccctcctggccGTGGCAGTCCTGGTCTGCCTGCGCCTCGCACGCATGCTGTGGCCTGTCagcgcagggagctggggggcccAGTGCTGGGCAAGGCCATTCTCATGGGACCCCCTCCTTTCCCGGGGCTCTGTTGGGGGGCTGAGTGTTCACTGCTGCGGCTGCTGCCGGCTCCATGAGGTCAGGGGTAACATCTGGAGCTGAGCACAGCTGCCTGGAGCGCGTAGGGGCAGGTTCACATACAGGGCACGTTTCCTCGCCAGAGAAGCCTGAAGGATGGGCTGGGAAAATCCAGCTGCCTGGCTCCCGGCCCACGGCTTCCTGAGGAGGGGGAGCCCTGAATCCGGGCACTGGCTTGGGGAAAGGTCTGCAAAAAGCAGTGGTGCTGGCTGCAGGCTCAGGCGCCCTCTGCGAGAGGCACCACTGTGCtgtgggccagcccagccccacgTAGGCTGTCTGCGGAGAGGGACCCAGCACAGCGTCCCCTAGGCAGGTGCCTTGTGCGGGTTTTGGCACCTCCGGAAGCTGATCAGTGGACAAGCAGcaactccccttccctcccgtGGGGCACAGGTTTCTGTGGGCCTGGCCCCTGGCAGGTGAGGGGCAGCTCTGGGGGGAGCCTGCTGTGCTTCCAGGTGGGGGGGGCTGGCTTTGGGGAAGGCACTAACCGGCGCCGGCTTTGCCTGGCCTTCCTCCGCACCTCCAGTTGGCTAGATGCTCCGCAGGCAAACGCCGCCATCTGCCCCACACGGGAGCACCTGGGCTGCTATTACCGGCCAGCTGGGCGAGGTACATGGGGCGCGGGCAGCAGACGCTCCACCAGGGTCCTGTTGCCTCTTCCCTTCTTGGACCTCCCAGCTGAGTCCCTGTGTCCAGGCTCCTGGGATCTGTGGGAGGCTGGAAAatgtgtctcccctcccctcccctccccgtgccCAGACCCTTCTCAGTCCAGGGCTCATCCATGGGGGTGACCTGTCTCTGAGCTATGCACATAGGGCCCCCGCCCCCCGTGATCCCAGGGTCAGAGGCTGGGTGAGCTGCATGGCTGGATGGGACTGAGCACTGGCGGTTTCCTGGAAACCAGGAGCCCCTGGGCTGCCTGGCAGCACGTGTGTCCGTTTCCCCCCCCCAACATCTGGCGAGCAGCTGCAGAAGGGCGGGATCGGCTCCCGCTGTGCAGTGGCAGATTTCTCACCTCGACTGGAGCCTGGGAGGCGTTTAGCACCTGGCTGCAGAGCCAGACAATGGGGCTCCTCGGCCTGTTGTCCTGGACTGCAGAGCCCTGagcgcccagggctgggagcatcTGCCCTGCTTTCCCCTGGGGGGGGCAGCGAGTtacatgggcccatggtgcccaggTTCCAGaaatattcagggcccgggggtCCAGCTCCACCTATGTTCAGGGacgggtctctcccctggccccacctgcctccccaaaGCGTCTCCTGCCCACTGGCTGCTCTGGGAATGGTCCCGTCCCGCCCTGCAGAGGCTGGCGGGGAAGGTGGGTTGCACCCTAGGAGGGGTCGGGCCCATGGGAGAAGTGGACCTGGCGTTACAGGCGCGGACACTCTAACCCCGTGGCGCTGATGGCGTTgagcagagcctgggctctggtgGAGCAGAACACGACCGTTCTTGGCTGTTTTCCCTCCTCTGTGGAAGAGTAGCTGGGGCAGCTTGTGGGACCATGTGCCCCAGAGGCTGAGCAGAGAAGGGGGCATTCGGTTCACTTGTGTCCCTCGCAGGGTGGAGGCAGCTTGGGCATGGCTGGGACATGTCAAATGACTCGGACAGGGAGGTGTTGCACACACCTCTGTCTTCACCTGCCCTCAGAGCAAACCTAGTCCTTTCCCCTGGTCGGGGGAAGTGCCATgtgtaggggaaactgaggcacacagagggctttttaaaaaacgacagaaaattcccactttacCCCCCAGGGAGCCCTGCTGTCCCCCCAACTTTGACCTTGGCTTGTTTCTTTTGCAGTGAAGGCGTCTTCAAGTGTCCAGAGGATCAGCTGCCCCTCGACTACGCCAAGGTGAGTCCCCACCAGCCCacggggaggggagcttggtgcCCCATCAGGGCTTGGCCGTGGAGTTGGGGGCGAGCCGTCCCGCAGAGAGGTCAGCCAGCGCGTGGGGAGCCgaatctcccccttccccacagcctgggCTCTAACTGCAGGGCTTCCATATCTGAGCCTGGACCGAGCTGAATCTGGGCTGCCCCAACGGGCCCATGGGGGACCTTGCATCAGGTCCCCTCTCCACACCCAGTCTCAGCCTGGGGCCTGGGCCTTCCCTGGCCTGGGGGGTCGGGCTGCGCAAGTCCGTGTGGCAAACAGTGCTGGAcagggacccccccacacacacacagaccgcCCTTGGAGTGCGCATTGGCAGGCCTGGCACGGGCTGTGGTGCCAACGGTGCTCTGAGGCAAGAGAGCCCTTTGTGCAGCCGCACTGGGAAACTGGCACCTCTCCCAAGAAAGGCTGCACGAGAGAGCCCCTGCCAGGCAGCAGGAAACCGCTCCACcccatggggggggagggcactaTGGGCTTGGGGGCCCAAGGACATCCAGCCACAACTCCTGGGCCCGGCAAGGGCCCTGGGCATCTGGCTTGTTTCCTCCAGCCCTTGGAGCCAAGACCcagtccctgccctcccctcccatggGTTGGTTTGTAAGAGAAAAGCTAATGGGGCAGGTGCCGTCAAAActtccttcccccagctctgcggtgccctcaatcccgacccgcagccccctgttAGCCCAGTCCTGGgacacctcctccccccgccccagctctgcggtgctctcaatcccgacccgcagccccctgttAGCCCAGTCCTGGgacacctcctccccccgccccagctctgcagtgcccctcaatcccgacccgcagcccctgctggcCCAGCCCTGGACACGAGGAGGGGGGTTACTTTAACCCTGAGCTAAGTGGTTCCCAGACAGGTTCGTCCAGCCTCTCCCTCCTGGACAGGGCATTGCAGGCTGTGGACAGCCCAGTGGCTCAGGCGGGCACCTCTCAGGGCAGGTGGATTTAGAGCTATGATGCTTGTATGTGGAGCAGCTCGGAAGGGGGAGGCTCAAAGCCAGGACACTGGGCCAGCAGGGGAGACCAACaccctggggaggggcaggggacgtATCCACACTTGCTCTGTCTGCCTTGGGCCCCAGAACCCCCTGGCTGCGCCAGgaacgccctgccccagccagctctGTGGGACTCCCTGTGCTCGGGGGGGTGGCTGGTGCCCTTGGGTTGGGCACAGTCCTGTTCTGCCCCACGGTGCAAGTCCCCTGGTCTCTGTCCCCCTTTCCCCAGATCTACCCGGACCCCGAGCTGGAGACGCAAGTGCTGAGCCTCCCCATCCGCTGCATCCACAGCGAAGAGGGCTGCCGCTGGAGCGGGCCCATCAAGCACCTgcaggtgagggggagggggcgcgagTGTGGGTTTGGCGCTGGGCTGTGAtcacacacgcgcgcgcacacacacacacacacgctgtccTGTCTCGCCAGCCCCATCTCAGCACGTGCGGCTTCAATGTGATCCCGTGTCCCAACCGCTGCAGCATCAAGCTGAGCCGGCGTGACCTGCCCGACCACCTGCAGCACGACTGCCCCAAGCGCCGCGTCAAGTGTGAGTTCTGCGCCAGCGACTTCACCGGCGAGGCCTACGAGGTGTGGGGAGCCGGGAACCCGTGCGGgggcaggggtggtgtgggggtggcCTCGCGGGAGCAGAGGCAGTGTGGGGGCGGCCTCATGGGGTCCCCCTGGTGCGGGGAGCTGGGGTCCCTCGTGGGGGGCTGGGGCGATGCGGGGACGGCCCCGCGGGGTCCCTGgcacggggcaggggcagtgctgggATGGCCCCCAAGGGGCCCCCTGAAGCAGTGCGGGGAACTGGGGTCCCTGgcacggggcaggggcagtgctgggACAGCCCCCAAGGGGCCCCCTGATGCAGTGCGGGGAGCTGGGGTCCCTGGCACGGGGCAGGGGCAGTTCTGGGACAGCCCCCAAGGGGCCCCCTGATGCAGTGCGGGGAGCTGGGGTCCCTGgcacggggcaggggcagtgctgggATGGCCCCCACGGGGCCCCCTGATGCAGTGCGGGGACGGgtccctggggggctggggcgaTACAGGGGCGGCCCTGTGGGTGTTGGTCCCCGGCACCAGCTCATCCTGCTCTTGTCCCCCCAGAATCACCAGGGCGTGTGCCCCCAGGAGAGCGTGTACTGCGAGAACAAGTGCGGGGCCCGCATGATGCGTCGGCTGCTGTCCCAGCACACGCTGGCTGACTGCCCCAAGcgcacccagccctgcccctactgCACCAAGCAGTTTGTCTTTGACACCATCCAGGTGAGGCAGGGccctgcggggggtgggggtgccgCTCCCTGggtcctcgggggggggggggggggtccgggtCGGGTCCCAGGCGGCTGCTGCCCTGAATGGGTCTGGGCGAAGGGCCCAGCGGTCCCTGAGGGAGCGTTACTCCAGCTAACAGcgcctcccctctgcccccagaatCACCAGTACCAGTGTCCCCGCTACCCTGTGTCCTGCCCCAACCAGTGCGGGACACCAAGCATCGCCAGAGAAGACCTGTCCAGGCACCTGAAGGAGAACTGCAGCACAGCCATGGTGCTGTGCCCGTTCAAAGACGCTGGCTGCAAACATCGGGTGAGTGctgcctcctgccctctgcccccatccagctgcgcctggccagagccagtgctgCCACCCCCGAGCGCACAGGCAACTGCTGGAGCTCCCTCCCCCGGGTCTCACTGTTCCCCCAGCACCGTCCCTTCCCTGTCCTCTGCGCTGCACCCCAGTGATTGCTTGCTCCTTCCTCCATGCAGTGCCCCAAGCTGGCCATGAGCCGGCACCTGGACGACAGCACCAAGGTGCACCTGGGCATGGTGTGCTCGCTGGTGAGCCGGCAGCGGCAGGAGATCCAGGAGCTGCGGCAGGATGTGGAGGAGCTGTCGGTCAGCAGCGACGGGGTCCTGATCTGGAAGATCACAGACTACGCCCGCAAGCTGCAGGACTCCAAAGTGCGGAGCAACTACGAGTTCTTCAGCCCGCCCTTCTACACCCACCGCTACGGCTACAAGCTGCAGGTGTCCGTGTTCCTCAACGGGAACggcagtggggaaggcagccacCTGTCCGTCTACATCCGGGTGCTGCCAGGCCAGTACGACAACCTCCTAGAGTGGCCCTTCTCCTACCGCGTCACCTTCTCCCTGCTGGACCAGAGCGACCCCTCGCTGTCCAAGCCCCAGCACATCACCGAGACCTTCAACCCCGACCCCAACTGGAAGAATTTCCAGAagccggggacctcccgcagctCCCTGGATGAGAGCACCCTGGGCTTCGGGTACCCCAAGTTCATCTCACACGAGGACATCAAGAAGCGCAACTACGTGCGGGACAACACCGTCTTCATCAAGGCCTCGGTGGAGATCCCACCGCGAATCCTGGCCTGAGCCTGGGGCTTGGTGTGGCATGGAGACGTTACCCGGGCCCGGCGCTCAGCCCGGCTGTCACTGCCGTCGACAGCAGCCTGAGGCACCGTGGGCTTGTCTGACTGGGCCCTCTTGGTGTTTCCGCCCCAGCGGCCTGGCAGCTCCCTCCTGAGCAGGGACTGTCCCGAGCCAGCAGGTTTCCTGCAGCTGGCGTGTACTGGAGCCAGTGCAGCCCTGGGCCCCGCCAGCTGAGACTCGGTGCCGTGGCTAGAGCTAGCcatggggtgcagggagaggcccTACAGACAGTGGGTGGGAAGGAGAGTGGGCCCGGCCCCCACAGACCCGTTCCCAGGAGCTGGCTCTCAGGACAGCCACAGGGCCCGGGCAGGCTGATCACTGCTGCCCCCAGCCCGCGCCCCACCAGAGTGAAACACAGCCTCTGTGGGGCAGCGTTGCAGCTGGGCCCAGGGGAACCCCAGcccccctccaccacccacaAGCCCTGGAGTGAGgcccaccgggggggggggggggcggggggcgcatGCTGTCCAGATAGTGGCAGTGGCATCACCCCCTGGGATCTGGGGCTTCTGAGCTGCCATCCCATTGGCAGAAAGTGGATCTACCTGATCTCCACTGGGACCCAAGCTCTCCTCCAATCAGCTGGCCTGATGacgttcccctcccctcctgaggAGGGAACagtgcctggggctccctgcaggctGCCCCCCTCGGGGTGGGACTCGCCCctgtgccctgcagcccccccagaGCCCCTGAGAGGCCTGGACAACACAGGAGCCATGTAGCGGGACAGggaccctcttccctcccctcccatgagGCCTTTGCAATGAAGCCCTAAGCAGGGAGCCCCAGTGAGGGGTCCCCTTGTAGCTACCAGCCCCTCGGTGCTCTGGCAAGCCCCCCAGGGAGGCACAGAACAGCCCGAGGAACCGGCAGGCCCCACGGCGCTGTGTATGCAGCTGCCAGGGCCCCCAGACGCTGTCTCAGGGACCCCGGAGGGCCGAgggcccctccccacagccatgTTTTGTGAGCACCGGCCCCGCCTCTCCttgcgggctgggctgggcgcgtGTGTCTTGTTGCCGGGGCGTCTTCCATGTCGCTCCCTCCCAGGGGAGGGCGTCTGTTATTTATTGTTCTGGCTGCGGCGCTGCCCCGGCCCTGCTGCCTTCACACTTTTTCAATAAACTCTTCTTGTATTTATCAGACTtgatcctgctgcctttccttccTCGCTCCTCAGGGGTGAGTCTGGGGAACCGACCAGCCTGACCcgctgggcagcccctgggggcagggagaggctgcCAGTGGGGCAGTTTTTCTAGATCCCGTAATGTTGAAATGCTATTGGGCATCCACTCCGAAAAGCCATTCCATCCCCCACAAGGCCATGGCTTGCAGAACTGTCTCATTGTGACCCAAACTGACAGAAAGCTTCTAAATACCGGTGCTGATAGAACGGTGGGCTCCAAATAACTGTCTGGACAGTTTGGGAAATATTTAGCCTCACAAGACTTTATGCATGTTTCCTGTACTACTTTGCCTGCGGTTCATGCCACAGCCTGTAGTTACAGGGTAGAAGGAGCTAGTTTGTATCAGGCAGTCGTCATTAGTTGTAGAACTGATAGATTTAATAAGTTATTTAGCTGCTATTTTATATTGGCTCCAGTCCACTGATTCCTGCATTGGCAATGGATGTTAATACAAGATAGAGTCCACGCTTTGGGCCAAGACTGGATCGGTGTTATGACCAAACAATGTACTGCAAACACCGTTGATTAAATGGAGGAGTCAAACCAAATTTGCCAGTGAGCCCCTTGAGAGGGGAACCCTGCAACGTGCAATGAATTTCCGGGTGATGCAGGGAAGTAGGGTGGAAGGCGGCTCGTGGAAGCCATCATCTGTGGTGCTTCAGTCAGACATGTTGCAAGAGGGAAAGCTGCCTTGTGAATGACGTAGTGACTTGTTGGCAAGGGGCGGCACTTGGCGATTCCATGAACAATGCCATTCTGCAAGAAGAGGTGAAGACGCATCTTGGAGAAAGCTCGAACCTGCACTGAAGTGTTTGACGATGTGGCGAAGGCAGACAGAACAGAGTGGAAGCCCAGACTTCATGTACAATGCCCATGGACACGTATGTCACCCAAGGAAAGAACTGTTCGGGTACACAGCCAGCCCTCTCGAAAATGACAGGAGGATTTCTTAACCAGGAAAAGGCGATCAGAgcgttatttacaaggttaaagcaagtgaTCAGATACTGGAAGGAGTTAGTCCAAAAGGTGTAACAGAGCGTGCGCTTTGCAGAAGCCTAGATGTCCTTCAGGACTAAGCACCTCTTGCTTATGTCCAGAACCAGTGTGTCCCCTTCAAGGCCAAGCAGCCCTTTGGTTTGGGGTTGTTACCCCTCCAGGCGTGGGCTTGAGGGTCTGTGACTCATGGCTATGGGGTGGAGCAGAACAACAGTAAGTCTTTAGGGCTTTTGTTGCTGGTTTCTCATCCCTGATGTATGGAGTCTCTAGTTGTAACATCCAACCCAAACCCTGCTCTCAGGGGTCTCCTCTCGGGGGGACGGCAAGTGCTGTAGAAAAGCACCTCTCCTACAGCTGCATGGCCCCCGCCTATATGGTGAGTCCTACAGTCAGAGGCTCACACGCCACCCGCTCGAATATTGCAATGTGTTATAGAGCACAGATATTACCCAACAGGCACCCATCAGTGCTAAACTCCGGTTAGAATTCCAATCCCTCCCGGAGCACCATTACCCCCCAAGTCAGCCAGCTCTGTATCGGTCAGAGGCCAGGAGCACTAGGGTGACCTTGGCATGAGCATCTCCACTCCCTTGTCACTGACGGGCGAGGCAGCCAAGTAGAGGATCTACAGCACACTACAACtggctaggcagggagctgcctcagGTAGCCACTGAGAGATGCCTTTCCCAGTGCGTGACCCACATCAGGAACCTGCTCCTGGACTCGGTCAGGTGAGTTTGGGGCTAAATTGTTGCCTGTGAGACAGTTAGGTGCTTGCCCAATGCCCCACAAAccagctgaggggagagg
This genomic window contains:
- the TRAF4 gene encoding TNF receptor-associated factor 4; this translates as MPGFDYKFLEKPKRRLLCPLCGKAMREPVQVSTCGHRFCDTCLQEFLSEGVFKCPEDQLPLDYAKIYPDPELETQVLSLPIRCIHSEEGCRWSGPIKHLQPHLSTCGFNVIPCPNRCSIKLSRRDLPDHLQHDCPKRRVKCEFCASDFTGEAYENHQGVCPQESVYCENKCGARMMRRLLSQHTLADCPKRTQPCPYCTKQFVFDTIQNHQYQCPRYPVSCPNQCGTPSIAREDLSRHLKENCSTAMVLCPFKDAGCKHRCPKLAMSRHLDDSTKVHLGMVCSLVSRQRQEIQELRQDVEELSVSSDGVLIWKITDYARKLQDSKVRSNYEFFSPPFYTHRYGYKLQVSVFLNGNGSGEGSHLSVYIRVLPGQYDNLLEWPFSYRVTFSLLDQSDPSLSKPQHITETFNPDPNWKNFQKPGTSRSSLDESTLGFGYPKFISHEDIKKRNYVRDNTVFIKASVEIPPRILA